From one Triticum urartu cultivar G1812 chromosome 3, Tu2.1, whole genome shotgun sequence genomic stretch:
- the LOC125544293 gene encoding plastidial pyruvate kinase 2, which yields MAQVVAAAGAAGAARPLGGASGADSLRPVARLPFGPRDLRERWSGSVASRGRREHPVASVISADAEVLPVSPDDDAVVKEEENFQHLKAVQQLATAANGVWSKPNVRRKTKIVCTIGPSTNTREMIWNLAEAGMNVARLNMSHGDHASHQKVIDLVKEYNAQTKDNVIALMVDTKGPEVRSGDLPQPIFLETGQEFTFTIKRGVGTETCVSVNYDDFVNDVEAGDMLLVDGGMMSFLVKSKTEDSVKCEVIDGGELKSRRHLNVRGKSATLPSITDKDWDDIKFGVENQVDYYAVSFVKDAQVVHELKDYLRSSNADIHVIVKIESADSIPNLHSIITASDGAMVARGDLGAELPIEEVPLLQEEIIRMCRSMGKAVIVATNMLESMIVHPTPTRAEVSDIAIAVREGADAVMLSGETAHGKFPLKAVKVMHTVALRTEATIIGGETPSNLGQVFKNHMSEMFAYHSTMMSNTLGTSIVVFTRTGFMSILLSHYRPSGTIFAFTDQEIVRQRLALYQGVCPVHMEFSDCAEKTFADALSYLLKHGMVKEGEEVALVQSGRQPIWRSQSTHNIQVRKV from the exons ATGGCGcaggtggtggcggcagcgggcGCGGCGGGAGCGGCCAGGCCGCTTGGCGGCGCATCTGGGGCCGACTCGCTCCGGCCCGTGGCGAGGCTGCCCTTCGGCCCGCGCGACTTGAGGGAGAGATGGAGCGGGAGCGTGGCCTCCAGGGGTCGACGTGAGCACCCGGTCGCCTCGGTGATTAGCGCCGACGCCGAGGTGCTGCCGGTGTCGCCCGACGACGACGCGGTCGTCAAG GAAGAAGAAAATTTCCAGCATCTTAAGGCTGTCCAGCAACTAGCAACAGCAGCCAATGGTGTGTGGTCTAAACCAAATGTTAGGCGCAAGACAAAGATTGTGTGCACAATTGGTCCCTCAACTAACACGAGAGAGATGATCTGGAACCTTGCCGAGGCTGGCATGAATGTGGCTCGGCTTAATATGTCACATGGAGACCATGCATCACACCAGAAAGTTATTGACTTGGTGAAGGAGTATAATGCTCAAACGAAGGACAATGTGATTGCGCTTATGGTTGACACCAAG GGCCCAGAAGTTAGGAGTGGAGATTTGCCTCAGCCTATATTCTTGGAAACTGGCCAGGAATTCACCTTCACAATTAAGAGGGGGGTTGGGACTGAGACATGTGTTAGTGTTAACTATGATGACTTTGTTAATGATGTAGAAGCCGGTGACATGCTCCTTGTGGATG GAGGAATGATGTCATTTCTGGTCAAATCAAAAACCGAAGATTCTGTAAAATGTGAAGTTATTGATGGAGGTGAATTAAAATCCAGGCGTCACCTGAATGTCCGTGGCAAGAGCGCAACCTTGCCATCAATCACCG ATAAGGACTGGGATGATATTAAGTTTGGGGTGGAAAATCAGGTTGACTACTATGCTGTTTCTTTCGTCAAAGATGCTCAAGTTGTGCATGAATTGAAGGATTATCTCAGAA GCTCGAATGCGGATATACACGTAATTGTGAAAATTGAAAGTGCAGATTCTATTCCAAACTTACATTCAATCATTACAGCATCTGATGGG GCTATGGTTGCCAGGGGTGATTTGGGGGCTGAACTTCCTATCGAGGAGGTACCATTGCTGCAG GAAGAAATTATTAGAATGTGCAGAAGCATGGGAAAAGCTGTCATTGTCGCCACTAATATGCTGGAAAGCATGATCGTTCATCCAACTCCAACCCGTGCAGAAGTTTCAGACATTGCTATAGCTGTTCGGGAAGGTGCTGATGCAGTTATGCTTTCTGGGGAAACTGCACATGGAAA ATTTCCCTTGAAAGCTGTCAAGGTCATGCATACTGTTGCACTAAGAACTGAAGCAACTATTATTGGCGGGGAAACACCGTCTAACCTTGGTCAGGTGTTCAAG AACCACATGAGCGAAATGTTTGCCTACCATTCAACAATGATGTCCAATACACTTGGTACATCAATTGTGGTTTTCACAAGGACGGGATTTATGTCTATCCTACTTAGCCATTACCGGCCATCTGGCACCATATTTGCCTTCACAGATCA GGAGATAGTTAGACAACGACTGGCTTTGTACCAAGGTGTATGTCCAGTTCACATGGAATTTTCTGATTGTGCTGAGAAGACATTTGCTGATGCTTTATCTTACTTGCTG